The following proteins are encoded in a genomic region of Stutzerimonas balearica DSM 6083:
- the thrC gene encoding threonine synthase has translation MRYISTRGQAPALNFEDVLLAGLASDGGLYVPENLPHFTIEEIASWAGLPYHELAFKVMRPFVAESIPDADFKQILADTYAAGADGVFAHAAVAPLRQLNGNEWVLELFHGPTLAFKDFALQLLGRLLDYVLAKRGERVVIMGATSGDTGSAAIEGCRRCENVDIFILHPHNRVSEVQRRQMTTIAGDNIHNIAIEGNFDDCQEMVKASFADQSFLKGTRLVAVNSINWARIMAQIVYYFHAALQLGAPARSVAFSVPTGNFGDIFAGYLARNMGLPVSQLIVATNRNDILHRFMSGNRYDKDTLHPSLSPSMDIMVSSNFERLLFDLHGRNGKAVAELLDGFKGSGKLSVEEDRWTEARKLFDSLAVDDEQTCATIADVFRDTGELLDPHTAIGVRAARECRRSLSTPMVVLGTAHPVKFPEAVEKAGVGKALSLPAHLADLFERGERCTVLPNELAAVQAFVGAHGNRGKPL, from the coding sequence ATGCGCTACATCAGCACCCGTGGGCAGGCACCGGCCCTGAACTTCGAAGATGTCCTGCTCGCCGGGCTGGCCAGTGACGGTGGTCTCTACGTACCGGAGAACCTACCGCACTTCACCATCGAGGAGATCGCCTCCTGGGCCGGTCTGCCTTATCACGAGTTGGCCTTCAAGGTGATGCGGCCGTTCGTTGCCGAGAGCATTCCGGATGCGGATTTCAAGCAGATTCTCGCCGACACCTACGCGGCGGGCGCCGACGGCGTCTTCGCCCACGCCGCCGTAGCGCCCCTGCGCCAGCTCAATGGCAACGAGTGGGTGCTCGAGCTGTTCCATGGTCCCACCCTGGCGTTCAAGGATTTCGCGTTGCAGTTGCTCGGGCGGCTACTCGATTACGTGCTGGCCAAGCGCGGCGAGCGCGTGGTGATCATGGGTGCGACCTCCGGGGATACCGGCTCGGCGGCCATCGAGGGCTGCCGTCGCTGCGAGAACGTGGACATCTTCATCCTGCATCCGCATAACCGCGTGTCGGAAGTGCAGCGCCGGCAGATGACCACCATCGCCGGGGACAACATCCACAACATCGCCATCGAGGGCAACTTCGATGACTGCCAGGAGATGGTCAAGGCAAGCTTCGCCGACCAGAGTTTCCTCAAGGGCACCCGCCTCGTCGCAGTGAACTCGATCAACTGGGCGCGGATCATGGCCCAGATCGTTTACTACTTTCATGCGGCGCTGCAGCTCGGCGCTCCGGCGCGTTCGGTGGCCTTCTCGGTGCCAACCGGCAATTTTGGCGACATCTTCGCCGGCTACCTGGCCCGCAACATGGGGCTGCCGGTCAGCCAGCTGATCGTGGCGACCAACCGCAACGACATCCTGCATCGCTTCATGTCCGGCAACCGCTACGACAAGGACACCCTGCACCCGTCGCTGTCGCCCTCGATGGACATCATGGTGTCGTCCAACTTCGAGCGCCTGCTGTTCGATCTGCATGGACGCAACGGCAAGGCCGTCGCCGAGTTGCTCGATGGCTTCAAGGGCAGCGGCAAGCTTTCGGTCGAGGAGGATCGCTGGACCGAGGCGCGCAAACTGTTCGATTCGCTTGCCGTTGACGACGAGCAGACCTGCGCCACCATCGCGGACGTATTCCGTGACACCGGCGAGCTGCTTGACCCGCATACCGCCATCGGCGTGCGTGCGGCGCGCGAATGTCGTCGCAGCCTGAGCACGCCGATGGTGGTGCTCGGCACCGCTCATCCGGTGAAATTCCCGGAGGCGGTGGAGAAGGCCGGAGTCGGCAAGGCGCTGTCGCTGCCGGCGCACCTGGCGGACCTGTTCGAGCGCGGTGAGCGTTGCACCGTTCTGCCCAACGAGTTGGCTGCCGTCCAGGCGTTTGTCGGTGCGCA